A window of the Deltaproteobacteria bacterium genome harbors these coding sequences:
- a CDS encoding HAMP domain-containing protein yields MRKRILIAVALFSLLSILGGLYIIHSLSRATAIQGNLITLHQVEILREHLLIQIKKVQGDLTLKGTRHERDIETLTNHVHTMSTVIDSCFGCHHNEATKSKLESLHGRIDEYKLALSRVFTIKANSALLERDKDAAFSIGRSLIDDLNAMLAFTSMKLEERTQAALTEIKRTKSVIALFILTGPLLAVGLALLLFKRFSDPISSLLDATRKLKSGDLDHRVKGLKDEFGEVAASFNEMAGSLKEQMKSMQRAEQLVVIGEMATGLAHEIKNPLAGIKASIEILSGELDLKQEDQEVLTRIIEEIKKIETLLRSLLNYARPPSPQIDLVRIDHILTRSLTSARYSVKGLLPRLDKPHAVTFEKNFDGNLPAILADPAQLEQVFLNLLLNAAEAMPEGGTVTMIASYDIGMDAVSIEVSDTGRGIEDKDIDKIFNPFYTTKPRGTGLGLAICKRLIEQQGGSISAENNPGGGARFTVTIPVNQDPEVQSR; encoded by the coding sequence ATGAGAAAACGCATACTCATAGCGGTTGCACTGTTCTCCCTCCTCTCCATCCTGGGTGGCCTCTACATCATCCACTCCCTGTCCCGGGCCACCGCCATACAGGGCAACCTGATCACCCTTCACCAGGTGGAAATACTGCGGGAGCACCTGCTCATCCAGATCAAGAAGGTCCAGGGGGATCTGACCCTCAAGGGGACGCGGCACGAACGGGACATCGAGACCCTGACGAACCACGTGCACACCATGAGCACGGTAATCGACTCCTGCTTCGGCTGCCATCACAATGAAGCAACGAAAAGCAAACTGGAGAGCCTGCACGGGAGGATCGATGAATACAAGCTTGCGCTGAGCCGCGTCTTCACCATCAAGGCGAACAGTGCCCTCCTGGAGAGGGATAAGGACGCCGCATTCTCGATAGGGCGGAGCCTGATCGACGACCTCAACGCGATGCTCGCTTTTACCTCCATGAAGCTCGAGGAGAGGACCCAGGCCGCCCTCACGGAGATAAAGCGCACAAAGAGCGTGATCGCCCTTTTCATCCTCACCGGGCCCCTCCTGGCAGTGGGGCTTGCCCTCCTGCTCTTCAAGAGGTTCTCCGATCCCATATCGAGCCTCCTCGATGCGACGAGGAAGCTGAAATCGGGCGACCTGGATCACCGGGTGAAAGGCCTGAAGGACGAGTTCGGAGAGGTTGCCGCGTCGTTCAACGAGATGGCCGGGTCCCTGAAAGAGCAGATGAAGAGCATGCAGCGGGCGGAACAGCTGGTGGTCATCGGGGAAATGGCCACGGGGCTTGCCCACGAGATAAAAAACCCGCTGGCGGGTATCAAGGCATCCATAGAAATCCTGAGCGGCGAACTCGATCTGAAACAGGAGGACCAGGAGGTCCTGACCAGGATCATCGAAGAGATCAAGAAGATAGAGACCCTTCTCAGATCCCTGCTCAACTACGCGCGGCCCCCCAGCCCCCAGATCGATCTGGTCAGAATAGACCACATACTCACCAGGTCACTGACCAGCGCCCGGTATTCCGTCAAAGGCCTCTTGCCCCGGCTGGACAAGCCTCACGCCGTTACTTTCGAAAAAAATTTCGACGGGAATCTCCCCGCGATCCTGGCCGACCCCGCGCAGCTCGAGCAGGTGTTTCTCAACCTCCTGCTCAACGCCGCGGAAGCGATGCCGGAAGGGGGAACGGTAACGATGATCGCCTCCTACGACATCGGGATGGATGCCGTTTCCATAGAAGTCTCCGATACGGGCCGCGGGATTGAAGACAAAGACATCGACAAAATATTCAACCCCTTCTATACTACGAAGCCCAGAGGCACCGGGCTGGGGCTTGCCATCTGCAAGAGGCTCATCGAGCAGCAGGGCGGGAGCATAAGCGCGGAGAACAACCCGGGCGGCGGGGCGCGCTTCACCGTCACCATCCCGGTCAACCAGGATCCCGAGGTGCAAAGCCGATGA
- the phnD gene encoding phosphate/phosphite/phosphonate ABC transporter substrate-binding protein produces MDVVKLVRKFLLIALSLCVAISTGCERDEKITPKAAKAAGKMEATATVTIGLIPEHNIFRQMERFKPLAKYLAERTGLKIELKILSRYGNIISNFVSMNLDGAFFGSFTYTLAHSKIGLEVMARPESPEGTSTYYGLLFVRKDSGLKEGRDMRGKRFAFVDKATTAGYLLPLDYFKSQGINDYKAYFSETYFTGTHENAIYDVLNKKADVGAAKNTVFYRIAKEDPRILKELAILFRSPDVPENALALRKDLPDTVKQRIKSALLAMSDDPEGARVLGSFGAGRFIETTDQDYAAVFTYAEKIGLDLATHDYIND; encoded by the coding sequence ATGGATGTCGTTAAGCTCGTCAGGAAGTTCCTGCTCATCGCCCTTTCCCTGTGTGTGGCGATCTCCACCGGCTGCGAGAGAGATGAGAAAATAACTCCCAAGGCGGCAAAAGCGGCTGGAAAGATGGAGGCAACAGCGACTGTCACGATAGGGTTGATTCCCGAGCACAACATATTCAGGCAGATGGAGCGATTCAAACCGCTCGCCAAATACCTCGCAGAGCGCACGGGTTTGAAAATAGAGCTGAAGATCCTCTCCCGCTACGGAAACATCATCTCGAATTTCGTCTCCATGAACCTGGACGGGGCATTCTTCGGGAGCTTCACCTACACCCTCGCTCATTCGAAGATCGGTCTCGAGGTCATGGCGAGGCCGGAAAGCCCCGAGGGCACGTCGACATATTACGGATTGCTCTTCGTAAGGAAGGACAGCGGCCTAAAAGAGGGAAGGGACATGCGGGGCAAGCGGTTCGCCTTCGTGGACAAGGCGACGACGGCGGGATACCTCCTCCCCCTCGATTACTTCAAGAGCCAGGGAATCAACGACTACAAGGCCTATTTCAGCGAGACCTATTTTACGGGGACCCACGAGAACGCCATCTACGACGTATTGAACAAAAAGGCGGACGTGGGGGCGGCGAAAAACACCGTTTTCTACCGGATCGCCAAGGAAGACCCCCGGATCCTCAAGGAGCTCGCGATACTCTTTCGGTCCCCCGATGTGCCCGAAAATGCCCTCGCCCTGAGAAAAGACCTCCCCGATACGGTCAAACAGAGGATAAAATCCGCCCTGCTCGCGATGAGCGACGACCCGGAAGGCGCAAGGGTCCTGGGTAGCTTCGGGGCCGGTCGGTTCATCGAAACCACGGACCAGGACTATGCCGCCGTCTTCACCTACGCCGAAAAGATCGGGCTGGACCTGGCCACCCACGACTACATTAACGATTAA